In Herbaspirillum sp. WKF16, one genomic interval encodes:
- a CDS encoding transglutaminase family protein, which produces MQTQDIAAGSERLVYRIRHQTTYSYALPVRLSHQMLHLTPRELPWQRCLSHNVDIQPAPQLVRSYEDNFGNVIKAFSLDTDHTSLDVHADSWVELTPRGLPQAGMSWEEAVALMSYHGAQSMAPGMLDASNFLFESSHVRIKREFIRYAAECFRPGLPVVEGVRALMLRIHREFAFDPAATTVSTPVTEVFANRRGVCQDFAHLMLSCLRSIGLAARYVSGYLLTEPPPGQPRLIGADASHAWVSVYCPGEDGGAWIDADPTNGVFADTSHITLGWGRDFLDVSPLRGVLIGGGQQSMQVAVTVMPGEEAQGLQLSI; this is translated from the coding sequence ATGCAGACGCAAGATATCGCGGCCGGGTCCGAACGCCTGGTCTACCGGATCCGCCACCAGACCACCTACAGCTATGCGCTGCCGGTGCGCCTGTCGCACCAGATGCTGCACCTGACGCCGCGCGAGCTGCCGTGGCAGCGCTGCCTGTCGCACAACGTCGATATCCAGCCGGCGCCGCAGCTGGTGCGCAGCTATGAAGACAACTTCGGCAACGTCATCAAGGCGTTTTCGCTGGATACCGACCACACCAGCCTCGACGTCCACGCCGACTCCTGGGTCGAGCTGACGCCGCGCGGGCTGCCACAGGCCGGCATGTCATGGGAGGAGGCGGTGGCGCTGATGTCCTACCACGGCGCGCAGTCGATGGCGCCAGGCATGCTGGATGCGTCCAACTTCCTGTTCGAGTCCTCGCATGTGCGCATCAAGCGCGAGTTCATCCGCTACGCGGCCGAATGCTTCCGCCCCGGCCTGCCTGTGGTGGAAGGCGTGCGCGCGCTGATGCTGCGCATCCACCGGGAGTTCGCCTTCGACCCGGCCGCCACCACGGTGTCCACGCCGGTCACCGAGGTCTTCGCCAATCGCCGCGGCGTGTGCCAGGACTTCGCGCACCTGATGCTCTCCTGCCTGCGCTCGATCGGGCTGGCCGCGCGCTACGTCAGCGGCTACCTGCTGACCGAGCCGCCGCCGGGCCAGCCGCGCCTGATCGGCGCCGACGCCTCGCACGCCTGGGTCTCGGTGTATTGTCCGGGCGAGGACGGCGGCGCGTGGATCGACGCCGATCCCACCAATGGCGTGTTCGCCGACACCAGCCACATCACGCTGGGCTGGGGCCGCGACTTCCTCGACGTCTCGCCCTTGCGCGGCGTGCTGATCGGCGGCGGCCAGCAGAGCATGCAGGTGGCGGTGACGGTGATGCCGGGCGAGGAGGCGCAGGGTTTGCAGTTGTCGATTTGA
- a CDS encoding methyl-accepting chemotaxis protein, with product MPFKQTKVATKLGLGFGLVLLLLATITAIGIARMVQINSQVDNIVNINNVEIRAVMTMRAAIFEQSIAVRNVALMTDRAAIDRELDGLLKQDARYKQAQAKLQEMFSIDQQTSGREKELLAAATAQSTAASALFTRALELSRGGEEAELKRFITDEIGPRQIERRTTLAELATLEDESNQQAGLHAQEVYQSARLQMLVIGGLALLIGVIASLLIARNLLRQLGGEPSYAADIAQKIAQGDLTVEVEVGDQDKTSMLFAMKQMRDALTRIVAQVRHGTDTIATASGEIARGNLDLSSRTEQQASSLEETASSMEELTSTVKQNADNARQANQLASSASSVASEGGQVVQQVVDTMGSINASSRKIVDIIGVIDGIAFQTNILALNAAVEAARAGEQGRGFAVVASEVRTLAQRSASAAKEIKQLIDDSVAKVDTGSKLVAQAGGTMDQVVASVRQVTDIVAEISASSREQSEGIEQINQAVLQMDQVTQQNAALVEEAAAAAQSLQDQADSLQQIVSIFRIDGRQLAAMGRPAKSEPQRSAPAAVAAAPAPRAQQAPQSRPALPAKPAPERSKAVAGDDDWEQF from the coding sequence ATGCCGTTCAAACAGACAAAGGTCGCGACCAAACTGGGACTGGGCTTCGGCCTGGTGCTCCTGCTGCTGGCCACCATCACCGCCATCGGCATCGCGCGCATGGTGCAGATCAACAGCCAGGTCGACAATATCGTCAACATCAACAACGTCGAGATCCGCGCCGTGATGACCATGCGCGCGGCCATCTTCGAACAGTCCATCGCCGTGCGCAACGTGGCATTGATGACCGACCGCGCCGCCATCGACCGCGAGCTCGACGGACTGCTGAAACAGGATGCGCGTTACAAACAGGCGCAGGCCAAGCTGCAGGAGATGTTCAGCATCGACCAGCAGACTTCCGGCCGCGAGAAGGAATTGCTTGCCGCCGCCACCGCCCAGTCGACCGCCGCCAGCGCCCTGTTCACGCGCGCGCTGGAACTCAGCCGCGGCGGTGAAGAGGCGGAGCTCAAACGCTTCATCACCGATGAGATCGGGCCGCGCCAGATCGAACGCCGCACCACCCTGGCCGAACTGGCCACGCTGGAGGACGAATCCAACCAGCAAGCCGGCCTGCACGCGCAAGAGGTCTACCAGAGCGCGCGCCTGCAGATGTTGGTGATCGGCGGCCTGGCGCTACTGATCGGCGTGATCGCCTCGCTGCTGATTGCGCGCAACCTGCTGCGCCAGCTGGGCGGCGAACCATCCTATGCGGCCGACATCGCCCAGAAGATCGCCCAGGGCGACCTGACGGTGGAGGTCGAGGTGGGCGATCAGGACAAAACCAGCATGCTGTTCGCCATGAAGCAGATGCGCGACGCGCTCACCCGCATCGTGGCCCAGGTGCGTCACGGCACCGATACCATCGCCACCGCCAGCGGCGAGATCGCGCGCGGCAACCTCGACCTGTCATCGCGCACCGAGCAGCAGGCCAGCTCGCTGGAAGAAACCGCCTCGTCGATGGAAGAACTCACCTCCACCGTGAAGCAGAACGCCGACAACGCGCGCCAGGCCAACCAGCTGGCCAGCTCGGCCTCCAGCGTCGCCTCCGAAGGCGGCCAGGTGGTGCAACAGGTGGTGGACACCATGGGATCGATCAACGCATCCTCGCGCAAGATCGTCGACATCATCGGCGTGATCGACGGCATCGCCTTCCAGACCAACATCCTGGCCTTGAACGCGGCGGTGGAAGCGGCGCGCGCCGGCGAACAGGGACGCGGCTTCGCCGTGGTGGCCTCGGAAGTGCGCACGCTGGCGCAGCGCTCGGCCTCGGCGGCCAAGGAGATCAAGCAGCTCATTGACGACTCGGTGGCCAAGGTCGACACCGGCAGCAAGCTGGTGGCGCAGGCCGGCGGCACCATGGACCAGGTGGTGGCGAGCGTGCGCCAGGTCACCGACATCGTAGCCGAGATCTCGGCCTCCAGCCGCGAGCAAAGCGAGGGCATCGAGCAGATCAACCAGGCGGTGCTGCAGATGGATCAGGTCACGCAGCAGAATGCCGCGCTGGTGGAAGAAGCGGCGGCGGCGGCGCAGTCGCTGCAGGATCAGGCCGACTCGCTGCAGCAGATCGTCAGCATCTTCCGCATCGACGGCCGCCAGTTGGCCGCCATGGGACGCCCAGCGAAATCGGAACCTCAGCGCAGCGCGCCGGCCGCGGTGGCGGCAGCTCCCGCGCCGCGCGCGCAACAGGCGCCGCAGTCGCGCCCGGCCTTGCCCGCCAAGCCGGCGCCGGAACGCAGCAAGGCGGTGGCCGGCGATGACGATTGGGAGCAGTTCTGA
- a CDS encoding sodium:solute symporter family protein — protein MESNRDFFWRLTRYYSLYTAGFIAFLCVLAILEHEGMPRSWIGYLFLFVTIGLYAAIGVVCRTSDVPEYYVAGRRVPPLFNGMATAADWISAATFISLAGGLYLQGFDGLAYILGWTGGYCLVALLIAPYLRKFGQYTIADFLAARYPGKYGGNLIRILAVAATILISFTYVVAQIYGVGLITSRFTGIDFSIGIFLGLASILVCSFLGGMRAITWTQVAQYIIILFAYLIPVIWLSAKHTAVPVPPVAYGAVLPKLSAIEHKLENDPKEQEIRKIFQARADDYDAKLKNLPHSWEEGRLEAQHHIDDVKRDTRASLAEIKAASRALSSYPKTPEEAERRWSDARAANLARAQPPISQTEPFPGRGKGRERESSDIQRNNFLALVFCLMLGTAALPHILMRYYTTPTVSAARKSVFWTLFFIMLIYLTVPALTVLVKYDIYTSLVGSSYSHLPDWVYYWANIDKINPLVSITDMNRDGLVQLGEISMDGDIIVLAMPEIAGLPYFISGLVAAGGLAAALSTADGLLLTISNALSHDIYYKVVDPSASSQKRVTISKLLLLVVALLAAYAASLKPGDILSMVGAAFSLAGSTLFPALVLGVFWKRANQAGAVAGIVCGFLMCVYYMLHTNPTFGGNAAAQWFHIAPISAGVFGVPVGIAAMVIVSLLTPPPDEGTIALIDHIRTP, from the coding sequence ATGGAGAGTAACCGCGACTTCTTCTGGCGGCTGACCCGCTACTACTCGCTGTACACGGCGGGCTTCATCGCCTTCCTGTGCGTGCTGGCCATCCTCGAGCACGAAGGCATGCCGCGCTCGTGGATCGGCTACCTGTTCCTGTTCGTCACCATCGGCCTGTACGCGGCCATCGGCGTGGTGTGCCGCACCTCGGACGTGCCCGAGTACTACGTCGCCGGGCGCCGCGTGCCGCCGCTGTTCAACGGCATGGCCACCGCCGCCGACTGGATCTCGGCGGCGACCTTCATCAGCCTGGCCGGCGGCCTCTACCTGCAAGGCTTCGACGGCCTGGCCTACATCCTGGGCTGGACCGGCGGCTATTGCCTGGTGGCGCTGCTGATCGCGCCCTACCTGCGCAAGTTCGGCCAGTACACCATCGCCGACTTCCTGGCCGCGCGTTACCCCGGCAAGTACGGCGGCAACCTGATCCGCATCCTGGCGGTGGCCGCCACCATCCTGATCTCCTTCACCTATGTGGTGGCGCAGATCTACGGCGTCGGCCTGATCACCTCGCGCTTCACCGGCATCGACTTCTCGATCGGCATCTTCCTCGGCCTGGCCAGCATCCTGGTGTGCTCCTTCCTGGGCGGCATGCGCGCCATCACCTGGACCCAGGTGGCGCAGTACATCATCATCCTGTTCGCCTACCTGATCCCGGTAATCTGGCTCTCGGCCAAGCACACCGCGGTGCCGGTGCCGCCGGTGGCTTACGGCGCGGTGCTGCCCAAGCTCAGCGCCATCGAGCACAAGCTGGAGAACGACCCGAAGGAGCAGGAAATCCGCAAGATCTTCCAGGCGCGCGCCGACGACTATGACGCCAAGCTGAAGAACCTGCCGCATTCGTGGGAAGAAGGCCGCCTCGAGGCGCAGCACCATATCGACGACGTCAAGCGCGACACGCGCGCCTCGCTGGCCGAGATCAAGGCCGCCAGCCGCGCGCTGTCGTCCTACCCCAAGACCCCGGAGGAGGCCGAGCGGCGCTGGAGCGATGCGCGCGCGGCCAACCTGGCGCGCGCGCAGCCGCCGATCTCGCAGACCGAACCCTTCCCCGGGCGCGGCAAGGGCCGGGAGCGGGAGAGCTCCGACATCCAGCGCAACAACTTCCTGGCGCTAGTGTTTTGCCTGATGCTGGGCACCGCCGCGCTGCCGCACATCCTGATGCGCTACTACACCACGCCCACGGTGTCGGCGGCGCGCAAGTCGGTGTTCTGGACCCTGTTCTTCATCATGCTGATCTACCTCACCGTGCCGGCGCTGACGGTGCTGGTGAAATACGACATCTACACCTCGCTGGTGGGCAGCAGCTACAGCCACCTGCCCGACTGGGTCTACTACTGGGCCAACATCGACAAGATCAATCCGCTGGTCTCGATCACCGACATGAATCGCGACGGCCTGGTGCAGCTGGGCGAAATCTCGATGGACGGCGACATCATCGTGCTGGCCATGCCGGAGATCGCCGGCCTGCCGTATTTCATCTCCGGCCTGGTAGCCGCCGGCGGCCTGGCGGCGGCGCTGTCGACTGCGGACGGCTTGCTGCTGACGATCTCCAACGCGCTCTCGCACGACATCTACTACAAGGTGGTCGACCCCAGCGCCTCCTCGCAGAAGCGCGTCACGATCTCCAAGCTGCTACTGCTGGTGGTGGCGCTGCTGGCCGCCTACGCCGCCTCGCTCAAGCCCGGCGACATCCTCTCCATGGTCGGCGCCGCCTTCTCGCTGGCCGGCTCCACGCTGTTCCCGGCGCTGGTGCTGGGCGTGTTCTGGAAGCGCGCCAACCAGGCCGGCGCGGTGGCCGGCATCGTGTGCGGTTTCCTGATGTGCGTGTACTACATGCTGCACACCAATCCCACTTTCGGCGGCAACGCGGCGGCGCAATGGTTCCACATCGCGCCGATCTCGGCCGGCGTGTTCGGCGTGCCGGTGGGGATCGCCGCCATGGTGATCGTCAGCCTGCTCACGCCGCCGCCCGACGAGGGCACGATCGCGCTGATCGACCACATCCGCACTCCCTGA
- a CDS encoding DUF4212 domain-containing protein yields the protein MNQAPSHSTGDAGNHWSKTRRLTAVLLSVWFLVTFFFIFFARELDQVHLFGWPISFYMAAQGMMLIYLAIVVIYMRRMKRIEQLMYGDQGEHIEQGEHRHGE from the coding sequence ATGAACCAAGCCCCCTCCCACAGCACCGGCGACGCCGGCAACCATTGGAGCAAGACCCGGCGCCTCACCGCCGTGCTGCTGTCGGTATGGTTCCTGGTCACCTTCTTCTTCATCTTCTTCGCACGCGAGCTGGACCAGGTGCACCTGTTCGGCTGGCCGATCTCCTTCTACATGGCGGCCCAGGGCATGATGCTGATCTACCTGGCCATCGTGGTGATCTACATGCGGCGCATGAAGCGCATCGAACAGCTGATGTACGGCGACCAGGGCGAACACATCGAACAGGGCGAGCACCGGCATGGAGAGTAA
- a CDS encoding sensor histidine kinase, translating to MPAREPAPPAREPGGIDPPPASPRKKRRAIATQPVERIQRSLFGEILDWMLAPLLLLWPMSIAITYLIAQSIANQPFDRALEDSVTVLAQQVSEINGKVVARLPVSARDLLRADDIDNIYYKVSGPAGEYVEGDVDMPQPPPDDDRSNLGTVQFRNDILHGSDVRIAYVQVDLRRSAAQRAASHEPRLATVQVGETLEKRAQLANEIIKGVILPQFIILPVALALVWFALSRGLSPLSELQQRIRARRPDDLSPIDSGQVPEEISPLVRSLNDMLARLSQTIAIQKRFIADAAHQMKTPLAGMRMQSELALRQDDQVDVRRSLEQLAQSSETATRLVNQLLSLARAENQQSQAGGMAPVELNELARTAVQDWVPMSFTQRIDLGFEQPGHPIMITGNPIMLRELLSNLLDNALHYTPHDGSGRVTVRARTEEGGGLAILEVEDNGPGIAPAERAHVFERFYRILGTPSTGSGLGLAIVREIAQQHDALVEISNNPRSADPKHPGSLFRVSFRLMPRTPFIDDIG from the coding sequence ATGCCCGCGCGTGAACCCGCGCCGCCCGCCCGCGAACCGGGCGGGATCGATCCGCCTCCCGCATCGCCGCGCAAGAAGCGGCGCGCCATCGCCACCCAGCCGGTGGAGCGCATCCAGCGCTCGCTGTTCGGCGAGATCCTCGACTGGATGCTGGCCCCGCTGCTGCTGCTGTGGCCCATGAGCATCGCCATCACCTACCTGATCGCGCAATCGATCGCCAACCAGCCCTTTGACCGCGCGCTCGAAGACAGCGTCACCGTGCTGGCGCAGCAGGTTTCCGAGATCAACGGCAAGGTGGTCGCGCGGCTGCCGGTCTCGGCGCGCGACCTGCTACGCGCCGACGATATCGACAACATCTACTACAAGGTCAGCGGCCCCGCCGGCGAATACGTCGAAGGCGATGTCGACATGCCGCAGCCCCCGCCCGACGACGACCGCAGCAACCTCGGCACGGTGCAGTTCCGCAATGACATCCTGCACGGCAGCGACGTGCGCATCGCCTACGTGCAAGTCGACCTGCGCCGCAGCGCCGCGCAGCGCGCCGCTTCGCACGAACCGCGGCTGGCCACGGTGCAGGTGGGCGAGACGCTCGAGAAGCGCGCCCAGCTGGCCAACGAAATCATCAAGGGCGTGATCCTGCCGCAGTTCATCATCCTGCCGGTGGCGCTGGCGCTGGTGTGGTTCGCGCTCTCGCGCGGCCTGTCGCCGCTGTCCGAACTGCAGCAGCGCATCCGCGCGCGCCGCCCCGACGATCTCTCGCCGATCGACTCCGGCCAGGTGCCCGAGGAAATCTCGCCGCTGGTGCGCTCCCTGAACGACATGCTGGCGCGCCTGTCGCAGACCATCGCCATCCAGAAGCGCTTCATTGCCGACGCCGCGCACCAGATGAAGACGCCGCTGGCGGGCATGCGCATGCAATCCGAGCTGGCGCTGCGCCAGGACGACCAGGTCGATGTGCGGCGCTCGCTGGAACAATTGGCCCAGAGTTCGGAGACCGCCACCCGCCTGGTCAATCAGCTGCTGTCGCTGGCGCGCGCCGAGAACCAGCAATCGCAGGCCGGCGGCATGGCGCCGGTGGAACTGAACGAGCTGGCGCGCACCGCGGTGCAGGACTGGGTGCCGATGTCCTTCACCCAGCGCATCGACCTGGGCTTCGAGCAGCCCGGCCATCCGATCATGATCACCGGCAACCCCATCATGCTGCGCGAGCTGCTCTCCAACCTGCTCGACAACGCCCTGCACTACACGCCGCACGACGGCAGCGGCCGCGTGACGGTGCGCGCGCGCACCGAGGAAGGCGGCGGGCTGGCGATCCTGGAAGTGGAAGACAATGGCCCCGGCATTGCGCCGGCCGAACGCGCGCACGTGTTCGAACGCTTCTACCGCATCCTCGGCACGCCCAGCACCGGCAGCGGTCTGGGGCTGGCCATCGTGCGCGAGATCGCGCAGCAGCACGACGCGCTGGTGGAAATCTCCAACAACCCGCGCAGCGCCGACCCCAAGCATCCGGGCAGCCTGTTTCGCGTCAGCTTCCGGTTGATGCCGCGCACGCCCTTCATCGACGACATCGGCTGA
- a CDS encoding response regulator: protein MRILLAEDDSVLADGLTRSLRHSGYAADCVKNGVEADSALSTQDFDLLILDLGLPKMSGLEVLRRLRARNSRLPVLILTAADSVEQRVQGLDLGADDYMAKPFALSELEARVRALTRRGAGGGPTVIKHGPLSYDQVGRIAYIGEQMLELSARELGLLEVLLQRTGRLVSKEQLVDHLCEWGEEVSNNAIEVYVHRLRKKIEVGGVRIATVRGLGYCLEKLPEAGAPPAPAPAASGAA, encoded by the coding sequence ATGCGCATCCTCCTTGCTGAAGACGACAGCGTTCTTGCCGACGGTTTGACGCGTTCGCTGCGCCATTCGGGCTATGCCGCCGATTGCGTCAAGAACGGCGTGGAAGCCGATTCCGCGCTCTCCACCCAGGACTTCGACCTGCTGATCCTGGACCTGGGCTTGCCCAAGATGTCAGGGCTGGAGGTGCTGCGCCGCCTGCGCGCGCGCAACTCGCGCCTGCCGGTGCTGATCCTGACGGCGGCCGATTCGGTCGAGCAGCGCGTGCAGGGACTCGATCTCGGCGCCGACGATTACATGGCCAAACCCTTCGCGCTGTCCGAACTGGAGGCGCGCGTGCGCGCGTTGACCCGGCGCGGCGCCGGCGGCGGCCCCACCGTCATCAAGCACGGCCCGCTGTCGTACGACCAGGTCGGCCGCATCGCCTACATCGGCGAGCAGATGCTGGAATTATCGGCGCGGGAACTGGGGCTTCTCGAAGTATTATTGCAACGCACGGGACGGCTGGTGTCCAAGGAACAGCTGGTCGACCATCTGTGCGAATGGGGAGAGGAAGTCAGCAACAATGCCATCGAGGTCTATGTCCATCGCTTGCGCAAGAAAATCGAAGTCGGCGGCGTGCGCATCGCTACCGTGCGCGGGCTGGGCTATTGCCTTGAAAAGCTGCCGGAAGCCGGCGCACCGCCCGCCCCTGCGCCTGCCGCCAGCGGCGCGGCCTGA
- a CDS encoding Tim44 domain-containing protein, producing the protein MKKAFVALIVAVMTLSVGISTVEAKRLGGGGSIGKQSSGASRQAQSPAPMQNQAAAAKPAAPAAAPAAAPKPSPWKGILGGALLGLGLGALLSHFGLGGALASMISTILMVALIAMAAMFIYRMFRRKQEASQPRPAWAGANEGQAADSTATPKIGSLLEPAQPPVAPQGGFGGGGFGNAEAVAYGVPAGFDTVGFVRNAKTYFIRLQAAWDKADINDIREFTTPEMFAELRLQLQERGAAANQTDVVSLDAEVLGVETVGNDYVASVKFFGFIKEEQNASPAQFAEIWNLSKPAAGQGGWVLAGIQQLDPVSA; encoded by the coding sequence ATGAAAAAAGCATTTGTCGCGCTGATAGTGGCGGTGATGACGCTGTCTGTTGGCATATCGACGGTCGAAGCCAAGCGTCTCGGCGGCGGCGGTTCGATCGGCAAACAGTCGTCGGGCGCCAGCCGCCAGGCCCAGAGCCCGGCCCCGATGCAGAACCAGGCCGCGGCCGCCAAGCCGGCCGCGCCTGCGGCGGCGCCGGCTGCCGCCCCCAAGCCCAGCCCATGGAAGGGTATCCTGGGCGGCGCACTGCTGGGCCTCGGCCTGGGCGCGCTGCTCTCGCACTTCGGCCTGGGCGGCGCCCTGGCCAGCATGATCAGCACCATCCTCATGGTCGCCCTGATCGCCATGGCCGCGATGTTCATCTACCGCATGTTCCGCCGCAAGCAGGAGGCTTCGCAGCCGCGTCCGGCCTGGGCTGGCGCCAATGAAGGCCAGGCCGCCGACAGCACCGCGACGCCCAAGATCGGCTCGCTGCTCGAGCCGGCGCAACCTCCGGTCGCACCCCAGGGCGGCTTCGGCGGCGGCGGTTTCGGCAATGCCGAAGCGGTGGCCTACGGCGTGCCCGCAGGTTTCGACACGGTCGGTTTCGTGCGCAACGCCAAGACCTATTTCATCCGCCTGCAGGCGGCATGGGATAAGGCCGACATCAACGATATCCGCGAATTCACCACGCCGGAAATGTTCGCCGAGCTGCGCCTGCAATTGCAGGAGCGCGGCGCGGCCGCCAACCAGACCGACGTGGTGTCGCTGGATGCGGAAGTGCTGGGCGTGGAAACCGTGGGCAACGATTACGTCGCCAGCGTGAAGTTCTTCGGCTTCATCAAGGAAGAGCAGAACGCGTCGCCGGCCCAATTCGCCGAGATCTGGAACCTGTCCAAGCCGGCCGCCGGCCAGGGCGGCTGGGTGCTGGCAGGCATCCAGCAGCTGGATCCCGTTTCGGCTTGA
- a CDS encoding OsmC family protein — translation MKRKASAVWIGNLKDGKGALTTESKTLSDTQYSFSTRFENGVGTNPEELIAAAHAGCFSMDLSARLEKAALGPKRIDTEATLTLEKTDPGFTITTIQLAVKVELDDRDEQKFNEAVAAAKAGCPVSKVLNADISVTATLV, via the coding sequence ATGAAACGCAAGGCATCGGCGGTATGGATCGGCAATCTCAAGGACGGCAAGGGCGCGCTCACGACCGAAAGCAAGACGCTGTCCGACACCCAGTATTCGTTTTCCACCCGTTTCGAGAACGGCGTGGGCACCAACCCTGAAGAGCTGATCGCAGCGGCGCACGCCGGCTGCTTCTCGATGGACCTGTCGGCGCGCCTGGAGAAGGCGGCGCTGGGCCCCAAGCGCATCGACACCGAGGCCACGCTGACATTGGAGAAGACCGATCCGGGCTTCACCATTACCACCATCCAGCTGGCCGTCAAGGTCGAGCTGGACGATCGCGACGAGCAGAAATTCAACGAGGCGGTGGCGGCGGCCAAGGCCGGCTGCCCGGTTTCAAAGGTCCTGAATGCGGACATCTCGGTGACGGCCACGCTGGTTTGA
- a CDS encoding aliphatic sulfonate ABC transporter substrate-binding protein, with protein sequence MKNTPTLDLSRRRLLQSGAALAVAAALPSAALAQAGGRAIRIGYQKSSTLLTVIKANGTLEKLLAPGGAKISWHEFSSGLPLLEALNVGGVDLSADVADTVPVFAQAAGARLTYLAQESPSPSAQAIVVRADSPIRNIADLKRKKIAVTKAAGVHYLLIATLEKAGLKFSDVDAAYLSPADGRAAFERGSVDAWVTWDPFLAGVQRQSQVRVLSDGRGVADYQRYYLAATPFAEANPDVLRAVFSELQKTGQWVKQHPKEAAAFLAPLWGLDADTIELANSRRSYEVRAVRLDALGEQQRIADAFFGAGLLPRKVNTADVAIWKPA encoded by the coding sequence ATGAAAAACACACCGACTCTCGACCTGTCCCGCCGTCGCCTGCTGCAATCCGGCGCGGCCCTGGCGGTCGCCGCCGCCCTGCCCTCCGCCGCGCTGGCCCAGGCCGGCGGCCGCGCGATCCGCATCGGCTACCAGAAATCCTCGACGCTGCTCACCGTCATCAAGGCCAACGGCACCCTGGAAAAACTGCTGGCGCCCGGCGGCGCCAAGATCAGCTGGCACGAATTCTCCAGCGGCCTGCCGCTGCTGGAGGCGCTCAATGTCGGCGGCGTCGACCTCAGCGCGGACGTGGCCGATACCGTGCCGGTGTTCGCCCAGGCCGCCGGCGCCAGGCTCACCTATCTGGCGCAGGAGTCGCCCTCGCCGTCGGCGCAGGCCATCGTGGTGCGCGCCGATTCTCCCATCCGCAACATCGCCGACCTCAAGCGCAAGAAGATCGCCGTGACCAAGGCCGCCGGCGTGCATTACCTGCTGATCGCCACGCTGGAGAAAGCCGGCCTGAAGTTCTCCGACGTCGACGCCGCCTACCTTTCGCCGGCCGACGGTCGCGCCGCCTTCGAGCGCGGCAGCGTGGACGCCTGGGTCACCTGGGATCCGTTCCTGGCCGGCGTGCAGCGCCAGTCGCAGGTGCGCGTGCTGTCCGACGGCCGCGGCGTCGCCGACTACCAGCGCTACTACCTGGCCGCCACGCCGTTCGCCGAGGCGAATCCGGACGTGCTGCGCGCCGTGTTCTCCGAATTGCAGAAGACCGGGCAATGGGTCAAGCAGCACCCCAAGGAAGCGGCGGCCTTCCTCGCGCCGCTGTGGGGCCTGGACGCCGACACCATCGAACTGGCCAACAGCCGCCGCAGCTATGAGGTGCGCGCGGTGAGGCTGGATGCGCTGGGCGAGCAGCAGCGCATCGCCGATGCCTTCTTCGGCGCCGGCCTGCTGCCCAGGAAGGTCAATACGGCCGACGTGGCGATCTGGAAACCGGCATAA
- a CDS encoding ABC transporter permease: MSEPGSGSLPAQALPAAPSAAPRRAARRGWPHDDGYRPGKFTGWILPLAFFLLVEAGARLELIPARLLPPPSELAQTLWSLAARGELLPHIWASLTRVLAGFVIGSALAIALGLLVGTSRRAEALLEPSFQALRAIPSLAWIPLLLLWLGIDETPKIVLIAIGAFFPVYLNLVAGIHDIDHKLVEVGTSAGLGSAELIRHILLPASLPYLFAGLRGGLSLAWMFLVAAELIAATRGVGYLLSDGRESSRPDLVLAAILILALLGKLSDSLLRLAEHKTLRWRNAHRVARAKP, encoded by the coding sequence ATGAGCGAACCGGGATCCGGCAGCCTGCCGGCGCAAGCCCTCCCCGCCGCGCCGTCGGCAGCCCCGCGCCGCGCAGCCAGGCGCGGCTGGCCGCATGACGACGGCTATCGTCCCGGCAAATTCACCGGCTGGATCCTGCCGCTGGCCTTCTTCCTGCTAGTGGAGGCCGGCGCGCGCCTGGAACTGATTCCCGCGCGCCTGCTGCCGCCGCCCAGCGAACTGGCGCAAACGCTGTGGTCGCTGGCCGCGCGCGGCGAACTGCTGCCGCACATCTGGGCCAGCCTGACCCGGGTGTTGGCCGGCTTCGTCATCGGCAGCGCGCTGGCCATCGCGCTGGGACTGCTGGTGGGCACCAGCCGACGCGCCGAGGCGCTGCTGGAACCGAGCTTCCAGGCGCTGCGCGCCATTCCCAGCCTGGCGTGGATTCCCTTGCTGCTGCTATGGTTGGGCATCGATGAAACGCCCAAGATCGTGCTGATCGCCATCGGCGCCTTCTTCCCGGTCTACCTGAACCTGGTAGCCGGCATCCATGACATCGACCACAAGCTGGTCGAGGTCGGCACCAGCGCCGGCCTCGGCTCTGCCGAACTGATTCGCCATATCCTGCTGCCGGCCTCCCTGCCCTACCTGTTCGCCGGCCTGCGCGGCGGCCTGAGCCTGGCGTGGATGTTCCTGGTGGCGGCCGAGCTGATCGCCGCCACCCGCGGCGTCGGCTACCTGCTCTCCGACGGCCGTGAAAGCAGCCGGCCCGACCTGGTGCTGGCCGCCATCCTGATCCTGGCGCTGCTGGGCAAGCTCAGCGACAGCCTGCTGCGCCTGGCCGAACACAAGACGCTGCGCTGGCGCAACGCGCATCGCGTTGCGCGCGCCAAGCCCTGA